The Chitinophaga niabensis genome segment TTTGAGGTTGAGAAAGAGCGATTTAATAACCGCTTAAATGTGTTTGGTATGAATTTCAAACAGAAGTTATCTATTCTTTTTTATTTGAAAGGATGTAAGAAATCCAGTGATGGTAAGGTGCCGATATATATCCGTATTACGATTGATGGGATGGCTGAGGATTTATCGCTGGGGCTTAATTATACTTAACAATAAAGTTAAAGTTTTTGGTTCATAATCTATTCCCCTGACGAGTAGAAAGGAATACTACTTGGAAGTTTTAAATTTGTTTATTAATCTAACTTTCAATACTTTGCTTCGTATTGCATGAGCCACTATTACACATTTACTTGTAAATGTAATTTGGCAACCTTTTTTCAAGAGGACAATCAGCCCTAAAACCCCACATTATGAATAACAACTGGTTTGAAGAACTACCAGAGAGATGCCCTCCCCAAGATGTCCTTTTGCCAAATGGAAAGACATTTTACAGATTAATTAATGGCGAAACACCTACTTCAGATGATTTCCTTTCAACACGAGCCGAATTTCCGTTACAAGTATTTAGCGGAGTGGATGAATGTATAGTAAGATCTATATCCATTTTCACCCAGAAAAATGATTGTGAAAACATCTTGAAACTTGCAAGGCACAAACATAAAAAGGTGTTTGAAATAAGCCTATATGAGAATGATGGTGCAATTAAACAAACATTCAAGGCAAGTCACCATTCTTGGTGGAGAACCCTAAGTTTTCAGATTAGTAATGAAAATTCAAATCAATAGATTTATTAGTGCAAAAAAATTTAAACATATTCCAGATCCTTGTCTATTACGATATTCCGGAGTTATTTATAGCAACGGATACCGTAGATACAAAATATGTTTGCTTATTATTAGAGTTGTCAAATGGTTATCCTAAGTATATTGCGACACCAATTTCTCAGCTAAGATTAGCCAATTTTTTGAAAGGCGATCTTGAATTAAAGGAGATCCTTATATCCCCAGAAATGGAAGAATGGTATTCCATTGCTTTGAACGACGATAAAATCATCGCAACTAAATCAGATTTAGATCATTTCCCCCAACAATTCCTACCAGAAGAAGGGTTTTATCTAAATTCGGCCATTAGTGATGGTAGTCAAATTGTTGAAGAAGTAATTGAAAAAAACAATGCAGTAGTCCATCTTGCAATTTCAGATAATATTGATGATTACGGTGCAGATGCCAATGATCTTGGAGACATCATTAAGTTGTACTCTATATTGCTTGAGAATAGTTATAAAAAGTCGGTAATAGAACATAAAGTTAAAGATAAGGGGATTATCATTCCAGCAAATTATCAACTCCGAGCCTTTGCAAGCTCTAGAAACTCATTCAATGTGCATCTATACTCAAAATCCCAAAAAGATCTGTTCGGGAATTGCATGATTGAGTATGGATTAGAGAAAATTTCTAAAGTCTTAGAGTATAGTGACGATGATGACTTAATTAAATCACTGAGAAGTATAAAAGGACATGCTGTAGCCAGTTTAAAAAAAATTTCCAAGAGAATAATTGATGATAAATTAAAAATAAAACATAAGTGGTTCGCACCTAATCAAGAGGTTGTGCATTTCCAAATATTCGATGCCGATAAAGCGACAGTAATTTTTAACATACTTAATCAATCTGAAGAATTAACTGAAGAAATAAAAGAATTTATTGGTGTATTTGTTCAAGCAGATGTTAAGAGAGGAACATGGCGCATCAAAGCTATGGATGATAAGCAAGAACATCATGGCGAAGCTAATCCAGATGATCTAAAAGGTATCACGTTGGAAACTGTTACTTATAAACTAATTTGTCAGGAAATTATAGAAGAATTTAAAGTGAGCGAAAAAGGGAAGATAAAGTATATTTTTAAGTCAATAGAAGAACTAAGAAACAAGTCACCTATAGATTAGTTAATATTCCTTGATGCATTTCGGAATCTTTTTATTAAACTTGAAACTCAAATTTATCCCCACCTTAAAAATATGGATAAAACACTAAATCTCGAAGTAATAAAATTTCGATACCCAGATGTTTCAAGGCTGTATGAGAAACTGGGATCAAAAGTTACTGATATTATAAGATCAATGATATCAACTGAAGGGGTAAAGTCACATGCAATTTATCACAGGGTTAAAGAACTTAAAAGCCTGATTGATAAAATAGAATCAAAAGATAAATACTCTAAATTAGAAGATATTACCGATTTATGCGGAGTTCGTATTATCACCTATTTGGCCAGTGATGTAGATTCAATAGTAAAAATAATCAG includes the following:
- a CDS encoding DUF6575 domain-containing protein, yielding MQKNLNIFQILVYYDIPELFIATDTVDTKYVCLLLELSNGYPKYIATPISQLRLANFLKGDLELKEILISPEMEEWYSIALNDDKIIATKSDLDHFPQQFLPEEGFYLNSAISDGSQIVEEVIEKNNAVVHLAISDNIDDYGADANDLGDIIKLYSILLENSYKKSVIEHKVKDKGIIIPANYQLRAFASSRNSFNVHLYSKSQKDLFGNCMIEYGLEKISKVLEYSDDDDLIKSLRSIKGHAVASLKKISKRIIDDKLKIKHKWFAPNQEVVHFQIFDADKATVIFNILNQSEELTEEIKEFIGVFVQADVKRGTWRIKAMDDKQEHHGEANPDDLKGITLETVTYKLICQEIIEEFKVSEKGKIKYIFKSIEELRNKSPID